One Thiocapsa sp. genomic window carries:
- a CDS encoding nucleotidyltransferase family protein — protein sequence MHHILTLDEPVLARFCEKHRIRRLSLFGSQLKGTAGPDSDIDLLVEFDPDHTPTLFGIAGMEIELTDMLGRKVDLRTAGDLSRYFRDEVVRTAEVQYAA from the coding sequence ATGCATCACATCTTGACTCTCGATGAGCCGGTTCTCGCCCGGTTTTGCGAGAAACACCGGATCCGCCGTCTGTCTTTATTCGGCTCGCAGCTTAAGGGAACGGCGGGGCCAGACAGCGATATCGATCTGCTGGTGGAGTTCGATCCCGATCACACACCGACGCTGTTCGGGATTGCCGGCATGGAGATCGAGCTGACGGACATGCTGGGCCGCAAGGTGGATCTGCGAACCGCCGGCGATCTGTCGCGCTATTTCCGCGACGAGGTGGTGCGCACGGCCGAGGTGCAGTATGCGGCCTGA
- a CDS encoding toxin-antitoxin system HicB family antitoxin — protein sequence MTPDLHRRLAIRAAEANVSLNRIVSDQLAKP from the coding sequence ATGACGCCGGATCTGCATCGGCGGCTCGCCATTCGCGCGGCCGAGGCGAATGTCAGCCTGAACCGGATCGTGAGCGATCAGCTTGCGAAACCTTGA
- a CDS encoding Swt1 family HEPN domain-containing protein, whose translation MAITNYERVGKSLTLLKAGLGPFVERELKAKYGEGWAFEAKDILADTRLSDGKSDPTGDVAAMLVIMDRKWGEVFRHILGKAERSLVNEIISVRNRWAHQEPFSGDDAYRALDSVERLLSAVSAPEAEDVDKMKMELLRVRFDEQARGEKRKSAGIAIESGASGGLKPWREVVMPHEDVASGRYQQAEFAADLWQVHLGEGTPEYRDPEEFFRRTYLTESLRAMLIGALRRLIVGDGDPVIQLQTNFGGGKTHAMLALYHLVSGILGAGLAGVDALMAAAGIDRLPTARRVVLVGNKISPGNPSVKPDGTVVRTLWGELAWQLGGPEAYARVAADDANATSPGDVLRELFNDYGPCLILIDEWVAYARQLHDQSDLPAGGFETQFSFAQVLTESAKLARNCLLVISLPASDTSGTAHSHSDDVEVGGTRGREALDRLRNVVGRLESSWRPATAEEGFEIVRRRLFQPITDPAHFKDRDVTARAFAELYRTQQAEFPPECRETDYEQRLKAAYPIHPEVFDRLYTDWSTLVKFQRTRGVLRLMAAVIHSLWEKGDRNPLILPANVAIDDARVQSELTRYLSDNWVPVIEKDVDGPSSLPLKLDSELPNLGKFSACRRVARAVYMGSAPTTAAAHKGIEDRRVKLGCVMPGESPAVFGDALRRMAAAATYLYQDGPHYWYSTQPTVTKLAEDRAEQFKREPDKVAHELEQRLRKDLTDKGAFTRIHPMPQTSADVPDDLDARLVVLGIGQPYAKTPDSAAEVAAKAILEMRGTSPRLYRNTLVFLAADKTRLQDLDEAARKYLAWQSILADRTHLDLTPYQVTQAETQRGVAESTMLARIPETYQWLLVPVQATPQSPVTWEASRLSAPDALAVRVSKKLRSDELYLTSFGATRLKMDLDRIPLWRGDHVEVKQLVEDFARYLYLPRLKDPSVLLHAMSDGINLLTWTQDSFAFADGYDAEAGRYQGLRAGQMLTLVDSQASGLLVKPDVAARQMDAERPTAPEPGRTDPHPDGVDEPTEVAPEKPTPGGNTLPPAAAKPKRFHGTVLLDATRVGRDAGRIAEEVIAHLDGLVHAKVRVTIEIEAEMPDGAPDQVVRTVTENCRTLKFTSQGFEQE comes from the coding sequence GTGGCCATCACCAATTACGAACGCGTCGGCAAATCACTTACCCTCCTCAAGGCCGGTCTCGGCCCGTTTGTCGAGCGTGAGCTGAAAGCCAAGTACGGCGAGGGCTGGGCCTTCGAGGCCAAGGATATTCTGGCCGACACCCGTCTGAGCGACGGCAAGAGCGATCCCACCGGAGACGTCGCCGCCATGCTGGTGATCATGGATCGCAAATGGGGCGAGGTCTTTCGCCATATCCTCGGCAAGGCCGAGCGTAGTCTGGTCAACGAGATCATCAGTGTGCGCAACCGTTGGGCGCACCAGGAGCCTTTCTCCGGCGACGACGCCTACCGTGCGCTGGACTCCGTCGAACGTCTCTTGTCCGCCGTCTCCGCCCCCGAGGCCGAGGATGTCGACAAGATGAAGATGGAGCTGCTGCGGGTGCGCTTCGACGAGCAGGCGCGCGGAGAGAAGCGCAAGTCGGCCGGGATCGCCATCGAGAGCGGCGCGAGCGGCGGCCTCAAGCCCTGGCGCGAGGTGGTGATGCCGCACGAGGACGTCGCGAGCGGGCGCTATCAGCAGGCCGAGTTCGCTGCCGACCTCTGGCAGGTGCATCTCGGCGAAGGCACGCCCGAGTACCGCGACCCGGAGGAGTTCTTCCGTCGGACCTACCTCACCGAGAGCCTGCGCGCGATGCTGATCGGGGCGCTGCGCCGATTGATCGTCGGCGACGGCGACCCGGTGATTCAGTTGCAGACCAACTTCGGCGGCGGCAAGACCCACGCGATGCTGGCGCTCTATCACCTGGTGTCGGGCATCCTCGGGGCAGGTCTCGCCGGCGTCGACGCCCTCATGGCCGCCGCCGGGATCGACCGTCTGCCGACAGCGCGACGCGTGGTGCTGGTCGGCAACAAGATCTCGCCCGGCAACCCCTCGGTGAAACCCGACGGGACGGTGGTGCGCACCCTCTGGGGCGAGCTGGCCTGGCAACTGGGCGGCCCGGAGGCTTACGCCCGCGTCGCGGCGGACGATGCGAACGCGACCAGCCCCGGCGACGTGCTGCGCGAGCTGTTCAACGACTACGGCCCCTGTCTGATCCTGATCGACGAGTGGGTCGCCTACGCCCGCCAGCTCCATGATCAGAGCGATCTGCCGGCCGGCGGATTCGAGACCCAGTTCAGTTTCGCGCAAGTGCTGACCGAATCGGCCAAGCTGGCGCGCAACTGTCTGTTGGTCATCAGCCTGCCCGCGTCCGATACCTCGGGCACGGCCCATTCGCACTCGGACGATGTGGAGGTCGGCGGCACCCGCGGGCGCGAGGCGCTCGACCGGCTGCGCAATGTCGTGGGACGCCTCGAATCCTCCTGGCGCCCGGCCACGGCGGAGGAGGGTTTCGAGATCGTGCGGCGACGCCTGTTCCAGCCGATCACCGATCCCGCGCATTTCAAAGACCGCGACGTGACCGCCCGCGCCTTCGCCGAGCTGTACCGGACCCAGCAGGCCGAGTTTCCGCCGGAGTGTCGCGAGACCGACTACGAGCAACGGCTCAAGGCCGCCTATCCGATCCATCCCGAGGTCTTCGACCGGCTCTATACCGACTGGTCGACCCTGGTGAAATTCCAGCGCACCCGCGGCGTGCTGCGCCTGATGGCCGCCGTCATCCACAGCCTCTGGGAGAAGGGCGACCGCAACCCGCTCATCCTGCCCGCCAATGTCGCCATCGACGACGCGCGCGTGCAGTCGGAGCTGACCCGCTATCTCTCCGACAACTGGGTGCCGGTGATCGAGAAGGACGTCGACGGCCCCAGCTCCCTGCCGCTCAAGCTCGACAGCGAGCTGCCGAATCTGGGCAAATTCTCGGCCTGCCGTCGCGTGGCGCGCGCGGTCTACATGGGCTCGGCGCCGACCACGGCGGCCGCGCACAAGGGTATCGAGGACCGCCGCGTGAAGCTCGGCTGCGTCATGCCGGGCGAGTCCCCGGCGGTGTTCGGCGATGCCCTGCGCCGCATGGCTGCCGCCGCGACCTATCTCTATCAGGATGGGCCGCACTACTGGTATTCGACCCAGCCGACCGTGACCAAGCTCGCCGAGGACCGTGCCGAGCAGTTCAAACGCGAGCCGGACAAGGTTGCCCATGAGCTGGAGCAGCGTCTGCGCAAGGATCTGACCGACAAGGGTGCCTTCACCCGCATCCATCCGATGCCGCAGACCAGCGCCGATGTCCCGGACGATCTGGACGCGCGTCTGGTGGTGCTGGGCATCGGTCAGCCCTACGCCAAGACGCCCGACAGCGCCGCCGAGGTCGCCGCCAAGGCTATCCTGGAGATGCGCGGCACCAGCCCGCGCCTTTATCGCAATACCCTGGTCTTCCTGGCCGCGGATAAGACCCGCCTGCAGGATCTCGACGAGGCGGCGCGCAAATACCTGGCCTGGCAGTCCATCCTTGCCGACCGCACACACCTGGATCTGACGCCCTATCAGGTCACCCAGGCCGAGACCCAGCGTGGTGTGGCCGAGAGCACCATGCTCGCCCGCATTCCGGAAACCTACCAATGGCTGCTGGTGCCGGTCCAAGCGACCCCGCAGTCGCCGGTCACCTGGGAGGCGAGCCGCTTGAGCGCCCCGGACGCCTTGGCGGTGCGGGTCAGCAAGAAGCTGCGCTCCGACGAGCTGTACCTGACCAGCTTCGGCGCCACGCGTCTGAAGATGGACCTGGACCGGATCCCCCTCTGGCGCGGCGATCATGTCGAGGTCAAGCAACTGGTCGAGGACTTCGCGCGCTATCTCTACCTGCCGCGCCTCAAGGACCCGAGCGTGCTGCTCCACGCCATGAGCGACGGCATCAACCTGCTGACCTGGACGCAGGACAGCTTTGCCTTCGCCGACGGATACGATGCCGAAGCGGGTCGCTACCAGGGTCTACGTGCGGGGCAAATGCTGACCTTGGTCGACAGCCAAGCGTCGGGGCTCTTGGTGAAACCCGACGTGGCCGCGCGTCAGATGGATGCCGAGCGTCCGACCGCACCGGAGCCGGGGCGGACTGATCCGCACCCCGACGGCGTAGACGAGCCGACGGAGGTCGCGCCCGAGAAGCCCACGCCGGGCGGGAACACCCTGCCCCCGGCGGCGGCGAAGCCAAAGCGCTTCCACGGCACCGTCCTGCTCGACGCCACCCGCGTCGGGCGCGACGCCGGCCGCATCGCCGAAGAGGTCATCGCGCATCTGGACGGCCTGGTTCATGCCAAGGTAAGGGTCACCATCGAGATCGAGGCCGAGATGCCCGACGGCGCGCCGGATCAGGTCGTGCGCACGGTGACCGAGAATTGCCGGACGCTGAAGTTTACGAGTCAGGGGTTCGAGCAGGAGTAG
- a CDS encoding DUF86 domain-containing protein, which yields MRPEDRIRIEHMLDASQSVARFIAGRTREDLDSDEMLRFALVRAIEIIGEAASKVSQEGRQGLPEIPWREAVGIRNRLVHAYFDIDLDVLWKTASTAIPSLMRQLEAILSHGG from the coding sequence ATGCGGCCTGAAGATCGGATACGGATCGAGCACATGCTGGATGCGAGCCAATCCGTGGCGCGGTTCATCGCGGGTCGCACGCGCGAGGATCTGGATTCGGACGAGATGTTGCGCTTCGCCTTGGTGCGCGCCATCGAGATCATCGGAGAGGCTGCCAGCAAGGTATCGCAGGAAGGGCGGCAGGGCCTGCCGGAGATTCCCTGGCGGGAGGCTGTCGGGATTCGCAATCGCTTGGTCCACGCGTATTTCGATATCGACCTGGATGTGCTCTGGAAAACGGCTTCGACGGCCATCCCGTCCCTGATGAGACAACTGGAAGCGATCCTTTCGCACGGAGGCTGA